The Brassica napus cultivar Da-Ae chromosome C1, Da-Ae, whole genome shotgun sequence DNA segment TTAATAACATTTGAAATCGCAACCACCTACTTCTGCAAACTTCCGTATCAGCAACCGTAACCACTGTGTTTAAACATGTCAGCCCCTAAGTCATAAATTTaactgttaaaatatttttaattgaatgtatttttgaaaaatagtaGCTGGTATTTCAATCAATTTATCTATTGATTTAATCTTAATAATCTTAGCATCTATTTTACATCATATAAGTTCACCACAACTTCATACCAAAATAcaacaaaaattacaaaaaattatgtgatctaatcatatattaaagCGTACATTATAGAGTTCTTCTCTCTTGCTGGTTTGGTATCGAGAAACTATAAGTTTCTTGACTATCTTGGTATCGAGAAACTAGATGTTTCTTGACTATCTTGAACACTTTCCCAAGCGGTTACAAACGGTAAATTTGAGAGAGGTTTAGGTGGTACCTGGAGGGCTTCTAGACTTCCCTCTAACATTTCAACGACTTTTCTCATTGGTGGACGATCAGATGGATTTGTCTGAATACACCACAGACCCACCAATACCATTTTCTTCactatcttctcttcttcttccattaTATTATCTCCAAAAATCTTCATGGTTTCTCTCCTCTCGAGATCCTCGTAGATCCAATCTGGAAAGTACATTGAAACGTTATCGGACTTAGAGTTTCCAACTCTTTTCATGTCCTTTGCCCCGATCATCTCAAGAACCACCATTCCATAACTATACACATCTGACTTATGGGAAGCTCCTCCAAAGTTCTTAGAGAAAACCTCAGGAGCAATGTACCCTATAGTCCCTCTCGCGTCTAGCAACGATATGacactctctttgtttttgcaTAGCTTAGCAAGACCGAAATCCGAAATCTTGGGGCACAAATCTTCGTCCATGAGTATATTCTGTGGCTTTATATCGAAATGCACAATCTTCGATACACAACTATTGTGCAAGTACTCTAATCCACGAGCAACACCGACGGCAATGTTGTATAAAATTTTCCAGTCCATTTTCTTTGACATAGTCTTAGAAATGAACTTGTCAAGGGACCCATTCGGCATGAACTCATAAATGATAGCTCTGTTGCTCCCTTCATTGCAAAATCCAAACAGAGAAACGATATTAACATGAGATGCTCTACTCATGCTAGCTAATTCATTGATGAAATCTTCTCCATTCCCCTTTGAACCATCCAAGATCTTCAGTGCAATATCTCGGCCACTAGCATCGGGTAATTTTCCTTTATAAACTGTTCCAAATCCTCCTTTCCCTAGAACATGAGCGAATGAGTTTGTCATCTTCTTGACACTTTCATAACTATAGCGTTTCAACATTACAGCCGCTTCTATGTTTTCGTCGTTCCGACCACTCCTTCTGCTCGCGCTTTTTGTTCTCACAATTACCGCAGTGGCAACAATCATGACAATTGCAACTAAAGCTGTTGAGACTCCTGCAGGAAGAACAAACCTCGAAACTTAGTATTATGTATGCGTAAGAGAGCTATGGTTGCAATGAAAGGTACCAAGTATAGTGTTTAACTTCCGTTGAGAATTATCtacaaatgcaaaaacaaatattgattaataaaaCGGAAAAGAGACATTGCATACATTTTTGTAGgacgaagaaaaaaataatgaactTACTTTTTTCTCCAGCTAATGGAGCCATCGAGGTTCTGTTGTTACTTCTCCAGCAAATGACAAAATCACAAATTAGTCTCTCACATACTTATATACATTTGTTTACGTTTGTGTGTGAAAATGATTAGAGGTTTCAGAAAGAGGTTAGTGATCATCATCGACTGTAAAATTCATATAGCAATTGTAGATTTAACACTGGTATCCACTTGAAAACATTCGTTTATTCACccaaactaatatatattgGAAAAAGAGTTGAGAATATTTTGTGGCAAACTATTAAAAAAGTAGAGAGTTTAGAATCACTAGTACTTTTTTCCAGAGGCAACTTTGTTATTCTTTAACTCGTTCATGTTTATTTTCAACAGTCAGTGTTCTACAAAAGTCGAACGTCTAGCTATGCTGCAAAAACCATCCATTAATTGTCTTGATATTGGCCAAGTCGGTTAAGAAGAACAAGTCAACAGAAAGTTAAGCTCCTTTTTAACCAAAACGCCtgattcatatattattttaaaaaacctttataacttcaaaaatgattagtaaatgtttttaaatatactaGCATATTGTTTCTTAGTTTTCTTTCATGGTTTTGGTTTGTGTTTAGAGTATAGAGTTTTAAAGGATTAGAAAATATAGTAAATTCGTAGTATATGATAAAATTCTACTAGTGtctatacttttttttctttagtgtAAAAATATGAGATGTAGTAGGAGTTTAGTTTCTGGAGAATGAAGAACACGAAGAacaggaaagagagagagagagattgagatTTAGATAtttaagagagagaaagagagaatgaTTTCCTTAACTTGTAAATTTTGGTTACAACAcatatttaaactaatttagATATGGACATAATAATAAATACATACAACATGCAAGCTTCTTGAGTAAGAGAGAAAGCACAACTTCCAAAGTTATTTGCATGTCTCTAACGATACGTTTCTGTGGATGGGTGACAGTGAAGATAGCTTGCTGGATGATTAAGCATGGATAGGTAGCTGTAGATGATTGTTCttctcaatactccccctcaagcttgagcaTAAGGAATGGTCAAGCTTGGAAAGTCATGAACAcatccctcattaaaaccttagtgtgcaaaacccagtgggacaaagaCACACTAAGGAAAAAGGGTAGACGATTCACGACAAAGAGGATCATGATCTGGACAAGTCTATGAGTCCTAACCTTTGATGAATGAACTCAAAAAACTTTGGTGCTTTCTCctttggtgaagatgtcagcaAGTTGATCTTCACTCCATGTGTAGCAAGGCAATATGATTAGTTGCTCCACAGCTTGTCTCACATGTGACAATccacctcaatgtgctttgtcctctcatgaaataCTGAGTTTGATGCTATATGAATAGCCGcctgattatcacaatgcattgtgattgGTGTTGTTGTCTCTATGCCCAAATCTCCAAGAAGGTTTCTGATCCAAATAAGTTCACTAGTGAGCTTCCTCATTGCTCTATACTTTGCTTCAGCATTTGAACATGAAaccaccttttgcttcttgctcttccaagttaccaagttgcctccaatgaaagtGCAATAGCTTGTTGTAGacctcctgtccactctatcatcagcccaatctgcatcacaatatcccacaatCTTTGTGCTCTtgttgcagcccatccatacgcCTTTACCCTGAGCTTCTCTCAGATACCTCATGATCCTTTCCACCATATTCCAATGATGAACTTTAGgtgcttgcatatgctggctgacttgattcacagcaaagcaaatgtctggtcttgtaatggttagatagatcagcttcccaaccattctCCTATAGAGTTTGAAGTCTCCAAATGGCTTATCTTCAATCTCCTCCTCACGCAAGACTTTGTATCCTtcttcaagaggtgtcttagctattcTTTCTCCAAGCTTTCCTGCCTCATTTAAAAGATCAAGCGTGTACTTTCTTTGAGATAAGAAAAGCTCCTCTTTAGAGCGGCACATTTCTATCCCTAGAAAGTACTTTAActcacccaaatctttaatatcaaaagtaGACTTAAGAAAAGCTTTGGTTGAGATGATACCATCCTTGTCACTTTCTGTGATgataatatcatcaacataaatCAGAATCATCACAATTCCTTGCTTGCTTGTGAgggtgaagagtgtatgatcagctTCAGATTTTACAAACCCTattccattgagagttgtactcagcttgtgatactAAGCTCTTGGttattgcttcaatccatagatagccttcttcaaaCTAAGGATGTTCCCTGGTTTCACAAAGTCTTCCATTCCTGGAGGTGGCCTCATATAAACATCATCCTCTaattctccttgaagaaaagcattcttgacatccatctgccataaatcccaCTCCAAATTGACTGCTAAGGAGAGTAGAATTTTTATGGTGTGGAGCTTAGCTACTAGTGTAAAAGTTTccagatagtcttctccatagacttgagtgtatcctcttgcaactagccttgtcttcttcctctctggtTTCCCATTAgctagatacttgatggtgaagagtaGGCGACTTGTTATTGTTTTCTTTCCTTTGGGAAGCTCAgtttcataccaagtatcattcttgatcatggcactCATTTCATCTCCAACTGACTCTTTCCACTCATCTagctccattgcctcttcataagTCTTTGGAATGTACTCTTGATCCAGATTGCTGATAAAGACTATATGCTCTTGAGGGTAACTCGCCAAAGAACAGGTTGCTTGGATAGAATGAGCCATTGCATTGTTGTTGAAGTATACTTTTGTGTCAACCCACTTGAATGGTTTCTTCACCCTAGTGCTTCTTCTCAAAGGTTGAATCTGTTGTTGCATTCCATCTTGACCATGGACATCTGAATcgtggatagcttcttcgtgGATAACTTTCTCGCGGATAACTAAATCATTGATAGCTGCTTCTTCGTGGATAGCTTCCTCGTGAACAACTtgcaaattaatttaatttcccccctcatgatcaggatGGACTGTTTCTGCTACTAGTGCAGCTTCATCAACAACCGGTGCAGCTTCATCAACAACATGAGGTGTAGGTGAAGTGCACGGTACCCCATTGGTTTGAGGCTGACTGATGCCTAGGCTTTCCAGAATGATTCTCAAGTTGTTTGCCCTATCCGAAGGTCCTTGTGAGAGATCCTGAAAGCTTTcccaactcttctcatcatagtatccttttgattccacaaacttcacatcccttgaGACATGAACCGTTCTTGactctggatcatagcacttatatCCCTTCTGAGTtggagagtaaccaatgaacatagcctttgAGCTTTTAGCATCAAGCTTGTTCCTCTGCTCCCCTGGTATCAACACAAAACAGAGGCACCCAAATACACGCAAGTGGTCCAAAGATGGTTTGGTCTTGTTTAAGATCTCAAATGGAGACATGTCATTGAGGACTTTAGTTGGAATCCTATTGATAAGATAAGTAGCAGACataacagcatcactccagaatctttttggaacatttgtgtggaacatcattgatcttgctacCTCCATCAAGTGTCTGTTATTCctctcagcaactccattatGTTGAGGAGTGTAAGGACAACTTCTCTGGTGAgtaatcccatgttgagcaagaTATTGCTTGAATGACTGACttgtatactctccaccattatcagaccttagAATTTTTAGCTTGACATTGAAATGGTTGCAGATATGGGTCTGGAAATTCTTGAAAGCATCCAACACCCTGTCCTTAGACTGAATCAGTGTCACCCAAGTGTatttggacttctcatcaatgaaagtgacaaagtatttgtggttctctctggacacacacggagcagtccatacatcagagtaaACAAGGTCAAAACATCTTTCATAGATGTTGCTAGACTGTGGGAAGAc contains these protein-coding regions:
- the LOC111215160 gene encoding PR5-like receptor kinase isoform X1, coding for MAEILTMIILLALYLSVSGVLSLSILTIENKCDQTVWPVLYSWTSPHVTTTGFALKKGEARNIRAPFLWYGLISGRTLCSTDTSTGNFSCATGDCSSGKIECADDDYNWSTATYAFFRLDDGGVDSYTVSVEYGYNLPIMVVPSMKSQTCITAGCVVDLNKTCPQDLMNFSGEKLIACSSSCQESGTPESCCLNEFKSKENCKPTTYTKNFENACPLAYIYAYDDNNSTVICSNSTDYVITFCPTSIIPNISNNRTSMAPLAGEKNNSQRKLNTILGVSTALVAIVMIVATAVIVRTKSASRRSGRNDENIEAAVMLKRYSYESVKKMTNSFAHVLGKGGFGTVYKGKLPDASGRDIALKILDGSKGNGEDFINELASMSRASHVNIVSLFGFCNEGSNRAIIYEFMPNGSLDKFISKTMSKKMDWKILYNIAVGVARGLEYLHNSCVSKIVHFDIKPQNILMDEDLCPKISDFGLAKLCKNKESVISLLDARGTIGYIAPEVFSKNFGGASHKSDVYSYGMVVLEMIGAKDMKRVGNSKSDNVSMYFPDWIYEDLERRETMKIFGDNIMEEEEKIVKKMVLVGLWCIQTNPSDRPPMRKVVEMLEGSLEALQVPPKPLSNLPFVTAWESVQDSQETSSFSIPR
- the LOC111215160 gene encoding PR5-like receptor kinase isoform X2 is translated as MAEILTMIILLALYLSVSGVLSLSILTIENKCDQTVWPVLYSWTSPHVTTTGFALKKGEARNIRAPFLWYGLISGRTLCSTDTSTGNFSCATGDCSSGKIECADDDYNWSTATYAFFRLDDGGVDSYTVSVEYGYNLPIMVVPSMKSQTCITAGCVVDLNKTCPQDLMNFSGEKLIACSSSCQESGTPESCCLNEFKSKENCKPTTYTKNFENACPLAYIYAYDDNNSTVICSNSTDYVITFCPTSIIPNIRTSMAPLAGEKNNSQRKLNTILGVSTALVAIVMIVATAVIVRTKSASRRSGRNDENIEAAVMLKRYSYESVKKMTNSFAHVLGKGGFGTVYKGKLPDASGRDIALKILDGSKGNGEDFINELASMSRASHVNIVSLFGFCNEGSNRAIIYEFMPNGSLDKFISKTMSKKMDWKILYNIAVGVARGLEYLHNSCVSKIVHFDIKPQNILMDEDLCPKISDFGLAKLCKNKESVISLLDARGTIGYIAPEVFSKNFGGASHKSDVYSYGMVVLEMIGAKDMKRVGNSKSDNVSMYFPDWIYEDLERRETMKIFGDNIMEEEEKIVKKMVLVGLWCIQTNPSDRPPMRKVVEMLEGSLEALQVPPKPLSNLPFVTAWESVQDSQETSSFSIPR